Proteins from a single region of Streptomyces griseiscabiei:
- a CDS encoding MerR family transcriptional regulator produces MKRKTLTIGAFAKASRLSPKALRLYDELDLLRPARVDPDTGYRHYTAEQLEQARLVAWLRRLGMPLARIRTVCALEPGPAAREIRAYWAGVEAETAARRDLAAFLVDHLTHTSESKSEEDTDMLELRYAALSDTGLVRTANQDTAYAGTRVLAVADGFGPAGAPASSAAVEALKTLEEHDTLPAGSVLNLLEDAVRGATAAVRDAVEGDDDGTTLTALLWTGSRLALVHIGDSRAYLLRDGELFRITHDHTVVQSLIDEGRLTPEEATAHPQPALLLKALTTDESLATPDLRLHDAHPGDRYLLCSDGLSTVVPDPAVQHTLSTAPTPEAAVRALVAEANAAGGPDNVSCVVAEVVGKEDAPSR; encoded by the coding sequence ATGAAAAGGAAGACGCTGACGATCGGCGCCTTCGCGAAGGCCAGCCGGCTGTCACCGAAGGCGCTGCGGCTCTACGACGAGCTGGATCTCCTGCGGCCCGCCCGGGTCGACCCGGACACCGGTTACCGCCACTACACCGCCGAGCAGTTGGAACAGGCCCGGCTGGTGGCCTGGCTGCGCCGGCTCGGCATGCCGCTCGCCCGTATCCGTACGGTGTGCGCGCTGGAACCGGGTCCGGCGGCCCGGGAGATCCGGGCGTACTGGGCCGGCGTCGAGGCCGAGACGGCGGCCCGGCGCGACCTGGCGGCCTTCCTCGTGGACCACCTCACCCACACATCCGAGTCCAAGTCCGAGGAGGACACCGACATGCTGGAACTCCGTTACGCCGCGCTCTCCGACACCGGCCTGGTCCGCACCGCCAACCAGGACACCGCCTACGCCGGCACCCGCGTCCTCGCGGTCGCCGACGGCTTCGGACCGGCCGGGGCACCCGCGAGCAGTGCCGCCGTGGAGGCGCTGAAGACCCTGGAGGAGCACGACACCCTCCCGGCGGGCAGTGTGCTGAACCTGCTGGAGGACGCGGTGCGGGGCGCGACCGCCGCCGTACGCGACGCCGTGGAGGGCGACGACGACGGCACCACGCTGACCGCGCTGCTCTGGACCGGCTCCCGGCTCGCCCTCGTGCACATCGGCGACTCGCGCGCCTATCTGCTGCGCGACGGCGAGCTGTTCCGGATCACGCACGACCACACCGTCGTCCAGTCACTGATCGACGAGGGCCGGCTGACCCCCGAGGAGGCGACCGCACACCCCCAACCCGCCCTGCTCCTCAAGGCGTTGACCACGGACGAGTCCCTCGCCACCCCCGATCTGCGGCTGCACGACGCCCACCCCGGCGATCGCTATCTCCTCTGCTCCGACGGCCTGTCCACGGTCGTCCCCGACCCGGCCGTCCAGCACACCCTGTCCACCGCCCCGACGCCCGAGGCCGCCGTCCGCGCCCTGGTCGCCGAGGCGAACGCGGCGGGCGGCCCGGACAACG
- a CDS encoding DUF3152 domain-containing protein: MAVVGVAGFAAVGWIGGGTGESAGEAGASASAEPSPERSRRSPSASAGAGEGGSGDGPSSSPGSSPGKSSPGKSASASASASPSESAVTIPRTGPGTFTTAPGGSGKVGKGTTPLRYRVEVEKGLALSPAEVAEEVEAVLADPRGWTTDGKSAFQRVSGGATDFVVKLATPGTVDEFCGRVGLNTRGEYNCQAGDDVMVNLERWELATPVYADDVEDYRALIINHEVGHFLGQGHVTCPGAGKPAPAMMQQIKGMKGCVPNVWPYDDRGRRITGPSVP; the protein is encoded by the coding sequence GTGGCGGTGGTCGGTGTCGCCGGGTTCGCCGCGGTGGGCTGGATAGGCGGCGGCACGGGCGAGTCGGCCGGTGAGGCGGGGGCCAGCGCGTCCGCCGAGCCCTCGCCCGAGCGGTCCCGGCGCTCACCGAGCGCGAGCGCCGGCGCCGGTGAGGGCGGTTCCGGCGACGGCCCGTCCTCCTCGCCCGGTTCCTCACCGGGCAAGTCGTCACCGGGCAAGTCGGCATCGGCGTCCGCGTCCGCGTCGCCCAGCGAGTCGGCGGTCACCATCCCCCGCACCGGGCCCGGCACGTTCACCACGGCCCCCGGTGGCAGCGGCAAGGTCGGCAAGGGCACGACGCCCCTGCGCTACCGGGTCGAGGTCGAGAAGGGGCTGGCGCTGTCGCCCGCCGAGGTCGCCGAGGAGGTGGAGGCGGTCCTCGCCGACCCCCGCGGCTGGACCACGGACGGCAAGTCGGCCTTCCAGCGGGTCTCCGGCGGCGCCACCGACTTCGTCGTCAAGCTCGCGACCCCCGGCACGGTCGACGAATTCTGCGGCCGGGTCGGGCTGAACACCCGCGGCGAGTACAACTGTCAGGCAGGCGACGACGTCATGGTCAACCTCGAACGCTGGGAACTGGCGACCCCCGTCTACGCCGACGACGTCGAGGACTACCGCGCCCTGATCATCAACCACGAGGTCGGCCACTTCCTCGGCCAGGGCCATGTCACCTGCCCCGGCGCGGGCAAGCCGGCCCCGGCGATGATGCAGCAGATCAAGGGCATGAAGGGCTGCGTCCCCAACGTCTGGCCGTACGACGACCGGGGCCGCCGCATCACGGGGCCGTCCGTACCCTGA